A stretch of DNA from Streptomyces venezuelae:
TGAAGAACCAGTCGTAGCCGACGTACGCGATGATCCCGATCAGGGTCCAGATCAGTCCGCTGCCGTTGTAGGAGCGGGTGATGATCTGGGTGACGTCGTCGCCCTCGTTCGTCTCGACCGTGTACCGGTCGGTGTTGAAGGGCAGTTGGATCAGGAAGAGCGGGACCGTGACGATGAGCGCGTCGACGATCCGGGCGGCGAGCCGCTTGCCGAAGTCGGCGAGCGGCGGCATCCCGGCGAGCGGATCGGGCATGCCGTAGCCGCCGGTTCCGCCTCCCCCGTAGGGGTCACCGCCCCCGTACGGCGGCGGTGGCGGCGGATACCCTCCGCCACCCGGGGGCGGCGGCGGACCGCCGGGCGGGGTACCACCGGGCGGCGGCGGACCGCCGTACGGAGAACCGCCCGACGGAGGCGTCGGTTCCTGGGGCTTCTTGAGGAACGGGTCGTCCTCGGGACGCTCGCCCGGCGGCGGCTGATCGGTACTCATGGCCCGAGTCGAACCCGCCCCGCCCGCCCCCGCAACGGGACCGCGTCCGTTAGGGGGTGTCCGGCGGCTTGGGCACCCGCTAGCGACGGACGACGGTGGCGGCGGCCCGGTCGTGCCAGGCCCGGCGGCGGGGGCGGTCGAACAGGCACCACAGGGAGCCGGGGACGCCGAGGATCCCGTACACCAGCCAGCGGCGCAACGCCGCGCCGAACGACGGCGGCCGGCCGGTGGCCACCACCGCCACCCGGATGCCGAGCAGCTTCTTGCCCGGGGTGCGGCCCCACCGGGCGGTGGGCAGCACCTCGTAGAACACCCCGAAGACGAGCACCGCGCCGAGCACCACGGCCAGGTGCCCGGCGGTGGTGCCGTCCAGCAGCCACACCGTGACCGGCTCGCCGCCGCCGGCCCGCGCGGCCTCGTCCACCTTGACCCGGAGGTGTTCGGTCACCTCCGGTACGGACGGCCAGGCGACGGCCGTGCCGACCGCGGCGGGCGCCAGCGAGTCCAGCAGCCGGGCCGCCAGCCGCCGCCCGAGCCCGGCGGGCCGCTCGGCCCGGTCCGCCATCCGCTCGAACACGGCCCGGTCGGTGACGGGCGGCCGGGCCGTGCTCTCGGCGGCGGCCGGTGCGACGGGCTGCGACGGCTGCTGCTGCACCCGGGTGGGAGCCGGGGCCGGGGTCGGAGCCGGTGTCTGCGCCCGGGCGGGGAGCTGCTCGGCCGGGACGGCCGGCGCGGGAACCCGGTCCGGCCGCGCGGCGGGGGTGGGAGCAGGCGCGGGAGCGGGAGCGGGTGTTGCTGCGGGTGCGGGTGCGGGTACGGGCGTACGGGCCACCGGTCGGGCACTGCCCGCCGGCGCCGGCCAGCGGCCGTCGCTGTCGTCCGGCCGGGCGGGCGCGGGGGCGGGCGCCGGGGCGGGAGCCCGGGCGGGCGCGGGAGCCACCACCGGGGCGGGGGCCGGAACCGGGGCAGCCGCCGGAGTCGGGGCCGGCGCCGGGGCGGGGGCCGGCGCCGGGGCGGGGGCCGGAGCCGGGGCCGGAGCCGGGGCGGGGGCCGGAGCCGGGGCCGGAGCCGGGGCGGGGGCCGGAGCCGGGGCCGGAGCCGGGGCGCCCCAGGAGACGCGGTGGTCGCGGGGCCCGCCGAAGCCCGACTGCTGGGCGGGATCGGCCTGCCAGGCCGGCCGGTGCTCCCGGGCCTGGGCCACGGGGGCCACCGGGGTCATCGGGGACATCGCGCCGGTCTCGTCGAGGAAGACGGGCCCCGTCTCGTCCGCCGGGGTGGCGCGGCGGCTGGTGCCCGGCACCCATGCGGAACCGTTCCAGTAGCGGACGAACCCGGGGATGGACGGATCGGGGTAGTAGCCCTCGCGGGCCGCGTGCTCGCCGTCACCTGGGGAGGCCGTCAATGTCCCCAACTCCGATCGTGGCTTGAGGCTTGGCTTGTGCAAGGGACTTGCGCAAGGGAGGACCATAGCCAAGAACCCCGGCCCGACAGGTCCGGTAACGGGAGAATCCAAGCCTTCGGGCGAACCGCGGACCGTTCCCGACCCCTCCCGGCCCCTCCGGCCGTTTTCGGTCAGTCGAAGGATTCCGGCCAATCCTCGATTCCTCCCGGAAGTCGCGTCATGACCGC
This window harbors:
- a CDS encoding RDD family protein, with product MSTDQPPPGERPEDDPFLKKPQEPTPPSGGSPYGGPPPPGGTPPGGPPPPPGGGGYPPPPPPYGGGDPYGGGGTGGYGMPDPLAGMPPLADFGKRLAARIVDALIVTVPLFLIQLPFNTDRYTVETNEGDDVTQIITRSYNGSGLIWTLIGIIAYVGYDWFFTKKNGQPIGKKLMGLRVAMLNDGSVPSSSASLSRAAVLWIPTLLCCFCLWPIALIISMLVDKPYKQGLHDKVAKTVVVTAT
- a CDS encoding RDD family protein, which codes for MTASPGDGEHAAREGYYPDPSIPGFVRYWNGSAWVPGTSRRATPADETGPVFLDETGAMSPMTPVAPVAQAREHRPAWQADPAQQSGFGGPRDHRVSWGAPAPAPAPAPAPAPAPAPAPAPAPAPAPAPAPAPAPAPAPAPTPAAAPVPAPAPVVAPAPARAPAPAPAPAPARPDDSDGRWPAPAGSARPVARTPVPAPAPAATPAPAPAPAPTPAARPDRVPAPAVPAEQLPARAQTPAPTPAPAPTRVQQQPSQPVAPAAAESTARPPVTDRAVFERMADRAERPAGLGRRLAARLLDSLAPAAVGTAVAWPSVPEVTEHLRVKVDEAARAGGGEPVTVWLLDGTTAGHLAVVLGAVLVFGVFYEVLPTARWGRTPGKKLLGIRVAVVATGRPPSFGAALRRWLVYGILGVPGSLWCLFDRPRRRAWHDRAAATVVRR